Proteins from one Bombus affinis isolate iyBomAffi1 chromosome 1, iyBomAffi1.2, whole genome shotgun sequence genomic window:
- the LOC126928926 gene encoding ubiquitin carboxyl-terminal hydrolase 47 isoform X1: MVCRAGQICFIQCNLPGVKNKIFTTDRLLLHESTRGEDLYVYIGEQCQIQPDSFKLYLVSGGKLIDLSDKKDKTMSEIGVDFSFDRESSTEHKHTLVVMDPADILMQKQFRQQTAYNAYNPPPPSPNHSSVWGEDNNVDFKSLIKSETSYVGLVNQAMTCYLNSLLQALYMTPEFRNALYNWEYVEGSEKDEANSIPYQLQKLFLNLQTSTKSAVETTALTKSFGWDSTEAWQQHDIQELCRVMFDALEQKFKNTEQADLINRLYEGKMIDYVKCLECGTEKFREDTFLDIPLPVRPFGSNVAYTSVEEALRAFVQHEILEGSNQYHCEKCNKKCDAHKGLKFTKFPYLLTLHLKRFDFDFKTFHRIKLNDKVTFPDTLNLNSFIASMPNQESPSTDENISLAKCDDNSITDSGTLDDDCPPCENSLPNSNHSTNHDQDDDEGIDMSNGPSTSNCAVHNHENEKNRSSNAAKGPYNYELFSIMIHSGSASGGHYYAYIKDFRTNEWFCFNDQSVTQITHDDIQKTYGGGSTRSYFTGAYSSTNAYMLMYRQIDSARNALPIQVQDFPKHIQELLKKMKENEDNDRESREKDLATPKVKVYCQHPTEDKKLNFRLSFSPNVTWAQTTMIVYKNFCLEGMVSLNQCRLVVYDHNNELIVASYEGREHETFASIWGNRVNRYSLLLEIRDKDQKFEPHLRGGIVTKVYVVDVSRKKLIEGPLNVRGLFTQTVREYKQVVGKFINMDPGDMKIVLRKHGTDAILVQNDDAILAVADFCNLIKVFVCTNADAECNKSYFETTICGIAEQLENIITLRIKLPPNSSKEILEELNIPMLDEVNKDKEKPVTDSPSKVNIIEPHRDASTKCNETSKSGKLVEDTSVRNASPQLVEGEEWHTPEQSNSEDSSLSDSDKTLVGDAPGDEDFQLPYLPSSTSNRAIKMLNQVGLENWDNIIDDSEYYFKATPYTNHNEKFLKVLVDKRMIFNTLKKNLEPYVGVPAEYFKICRYFDECGESECSCLLSQLVSYEDGEKLWIEIGRALRNGEFTVKLHQFFLDSAKSKFLFEWIVSEDMTVGEAKKEILAEMKRRYNIEIPYERCRLREKCFVLPSKVLLDHQKFKDFQYYSQFEMIVQELPDKDPVTNNNQVIVFVRRWYPIKFHIGPPQEIVLDETTLKEMMKKLSLISDIPEEYINIIRGKGSVHMPIVRIENEEDWIGLTTLVEFNVEDGAVFLYRDSRETSHPLTQEEYDEIAIREVSPSLPLSSASRCNARKEKALRIYLDGE; this comes from the exons ATGGTTTGTAGAGCTGGTCAAATATGTTTCATTCAGTGCAATCTACCCGGagttaaaaataaaatctttaCTACTGACAGACTTCTGCTTCATGAATCTACCCGTGGTGAGGATCTTTATGTTTATATTGGAGAGCAGTGTCAAATACAACCAGACAGTTTTAAGTTGTATTTAGTATCAGGTGGAAAATTG ATCGATTTATCAGACAAGAAAGATAAAACAATGTCAGAAATTGGTGTGGATTTTTCTTTTGATCGAGAATCATCAACTGAGCATAAGCACACACTTGTAGTTATGGATCCAGCAGATATTTTGATGCAGAAGCAATTTCGTCAACAGACTGCATATAATGCATACAATCCTCCACCACCATCTCCTAATCATTCGTCAGTGTGGGGTGAAGATAATAATGTTGATTTTAAAAGTCTTATTAAGTCTGAAACAa GCTATGTCGGTTTAGTCAATCAAGCAATGACATGTTACTTAAATAGTCTATTACAAGCGTTATATATGACTCCTGAGTTTCGGAATGCATTGTATAATTGGGAATATGTAGAAGGATCAGAAAAAGATGAAGCTAATAGTATTCCATATCAACTacagaaattatttttaaatttacag ACATCAACGAAATCAGCAGTGGAAACTACAGCACTAACAAAAAGTTTTGGTTGGGATTCTACAGAAGCTTGGCAACAACATGATATTCAAGAACTATGTAGAGTTATGTTTGATGCTTTAgaacaaaaatttaaaaatacggAACAAGCTGATTTAATAAACAGACTTTATGAAG GAAAGATGATTGATTATGTTAAATGTCTTGAGTGTGGTACTGAGAAATTTAGAGAAGACACTTTTCTTGATATACCATTACCAGTAAGACCTTTTGGTAGTAATGTGGCATACACAAGTGTG gAAGAAGCTTTAAGAGCATTTGTTCAGCATGAAATTTTGGAAGGAAGCAATCAGTATCATTgcgaaaaatgtaataaaaaatgtGATGCTCATAAAGgattaaaatttacaaaatttcccTACCTTCTGACACTTCATCTTAAACGATTTGATTTTGATTTCAAAACCTTTCATAGAATAAAACTTAATGATAA GGTTACTTTTCCAGatacattaaatttaaattcttttattgCTTCTATGCCAAATCAAGAATCTCCGAGTACTGATGAAAATATTAGTTTAGCGAAATGCGACGATAACTCTATAACAGATAGCGGCACATTAGACGATGATTGTCCTCCCTGTGAAAACAGTCTTCCTAATAGTAATCATTCAACAAATCATGACCAAGATGATGATGAAG GTATAGATATGAGTAATGGACCTTCAACGTCGAATTGTGCTGTGCATAATCatgaaaacgaaaaaaatcGTAGCAGTAATGCAGCAAAAGGACCTTACAATTATGAATTGTTCTCAATTATGATTCATAGCGGTAGTGCTAGTGGTGGTCATTATTATGCTTATATAAAAGATTTTAGAACAAACGAATGGTTTTGTTTCAATGATCAAAGCGTAACACAG ATAACTCATGACGACATTCAGAAAACGTATGGTGGTGGTTCAACCAGGTCATATTTTACTGGAGCTTATAGTAGTACTAATGCATACATGCTCATGTATAGACAAATTGATTCTGCTCGCAATGCTTTGCCCATACAAGTGCAAGATTTTCCAAAACATATACAGGAATTGTTGAAaaagatgaaagaaaatgaagataacGACAGGGAGAGTCGTGAAAAAGATCTTGCAACACCTAAGGTGAAAGTATATTGTCAACATCCTACAGAAGATAAGAAACTAAATTTTAGACTTTCCTTTTCGCCTAATGTTACATGGGCTCAAACGACAATGATTGTTTATAAGAATTTTTGCTTGGAAGGAATGGTGAGCTTAAATCAATGTCGTTTAGTTGTTTACGATCACAATAATGAGTTAATCGTGGCTAGTTACGAAGGTAGAGAACATGAAACGTTTGCAAGTATTTGGGGTAATCGAGTGAATCGGTATAGTTTATTATTAGAAATACGTGATAAAGATCAAAAATTCGAGCCACACCTACGAGGTG GTATTGTAACTAAAGTGTACGTCGTCGACGTATCTAGAAAGAAGCTTATTGAAGGACCATTAAATGTACGAGGTTTATTTACACAAACAGTGAGAGAATATAAGCAGGTGGTaggaaaatttattaatatggATCCGGGCGACATGAAAATAGTTTTACGAAAACACGGAACAGATGCAATACTCGTACAGAATGACGACGCTATATTAGCAGTTGCagacttttgtaatttaattaaagTCTTTGTATGTACGAATGCCGATGCCGAGTGTAATAAATCTTACTTTGAAACAACAATATGTGGTATTGCTGAACAGTTAGAAAACATTATAACACTACGTATCAAGTTACCTCCTAATTCAAGCAAAG AAATATTGgaagaattaaatattccaatGTTAGATGAAGTGAATAAAGACAAAGAAAAACCTGTGACTGATAGTCCATCCAAAGTAAACATTATTGAACCGCATCGAGATGCTAGTACAAAATGCAACGAAACTTCAAAAAGTGGAAAGCTTGTTGAAGATACTTCAGTAAGAAATGCAAGCCCACAATTGGTAGAGGGTGAGGAATGGCATACTCCTGAACAAAGTAATAGCGAAGATAGTAGTCTCAGTGATAGTGATAAAACTTTAGTTGGAGATGCTCCAGGAGACGAAGACTTTCAATTACCTTATCTTCCATCGAGTACAAGTAATCGCGCCATTAAAATGTTAAACCAAGTTGGACTCGAAAACTGGGATAATATCATCGATGATTCAGAATATTATTTCAAAGCCACCCCATATACAAATCATAATGAGAAAT TTTTGAAAGTATTAGTGGATAAAAGAATGATATTCAATACTTTGAAGAAAAACTTAGAGCCATACGTTGGTGTACCTgcagaatattttaaaatttgtcGTTATTTTGATGAATGTGGTGAATCAGAATGTAGCTGTTTACTTAGTCAACTTGTTTCTTATGAAGATGGAGAGAAACTTTGGATAGAAATAGGACGGGCTTTACGTAATGGTGAATTTACAGTAAAATTACATCAGTTTTTCCTTGATTCGGCTAAG AGCAAATTTTTGTTCGAATGGATAGTCTCGGAAGACATGACTGTTGGGGAGGCGAAAAAAGAGATTCTTGCAGAAATGAAAAGAagatataatatagaaatacCATATGAAAGATGTCGATTAAGGGAAAAGTGTTTTGTGTTACCTTCAAAAGTACTTTTAGATCATCAAAAGTTTAAAGATTTCCAATATTATTCTCAATTTGAAATGATCGTACAAGAGTTACCTGATAAAGATCCAGTTACCAATAACAATCAAGTCATTGTTTTTGTCCGACGTTGGTATCCTATCAAATTTCACATTGGTCCACCACAAGAAATCGTATTGGATGAAACGACCTTGAAAGAAATGATGAAAAAA TTATCTTTAATATCGGATATACCtgaagaatatataaatataataagagGGAAAGGTTCAGTACATATGCCTATTGTACGAATTGAGAATGAGGAAGACTGGATTGGATTAACAACTCTTGTTGAATTTAATGTTGAAGATGGTGCTGTGTTCTTATATAG AGATAGCAGGGAAACTTCACATCCATTAACCCAAGAAGAGTACGATGAAATCGCAATTCGAGAAGTATCACCTTCTTTACCACTTTCTTCCGCGTCACGTTGTAATGCGCGTAAAGAGAAAGCGCTTAGAATATATTTGGATGGTGAATGA
- the LOC126928926 gene encoding ubiquitin carboxyl-terminal hydrolase 47 isoform X2, with translation MVCRAGQICFIQCNLPGVKNKIFTTDRLLLHESTRGEDLYVYIGEQCQIQPDSFKLYLVSGGKLIDLSDKKDKTMSEIGVDFSFDRESSTEHKHTLVVMDPADILMQKQFRQQTAYNAYNPPPPSPNHSSVWGEDNNVDFKSLIKSETSYVGLVNQAMTCYLNSLLQALYMTPEFRNALYNWEYVEGSEKDEANSIPYQLQKLFLNLQTSTKSAVETTALTKSFGWDSTEAWQQHDIQELCRVMFDALEQKFKNTEQADLINRLYEGKMIDYVKCLECGTEKFREDTFLDIPLPVRPFGSNVAYTSVEEALRAFVQHEILEGSNQYHCEKCNKKCDAHKGLKFTKFPYLLTLHLKRFDFDFKTFHRIKLNDKVTFPDTLNLNSFIASMPNQESPSTDENISLAKCDDNSITDSGTLDDDCPPCENSLPNSNHSTNHDQDDDEDMSNGPSTSNCAVHNHENEKNRSSNAAKGPYNYELFSIMIHSGSASGGHYYAYIKDFRTNEWFCFNDQSVTQITHDDIQKTYGGGSTRSYFTGAYSSTNAYMLMYRQIDSARNALPIQVQDFPKHIQELLKKMKENEDNDRESREKDLATPKVKVYCQHPTEDKKLNFRLSFSPNVTWAQTTMIVYKNFCLEGMVSLNQCRLVVYDHNNELIVASYEGREHETFASIWGNRVNRYSLLLEIRDKDQKFEPHLRGGIVTKVYVVDVSRKKLIEGPLNVRGLFTQTVREYKQVVGKFINMDPGDMKIVLRKHGTDAILVQNDDAILAVADFCNLIKVFVCTNADAECNKSYFETTICGIAEQLENIITLRIKLPPNSSKEILEELNIPMLDEVNKDKEKPVTDSPSKVNIIEPHRDASTKCNETSKSGKLVEDTSVRNASPQLVEGEEWHTPEQSNSEDSSLSDSDKTLVGDAPGDEDFQLPYLPSSTSNRAIKMLNQVGLENWDNIIDDSEYYFKATPYTNHNEKFLKVLVDKRMIFNTLKKNLEPYVGVPAEYFKICRYFDECGESECSCLLSQLVSYEDGEKLWIEIGRALRNGEFTVKLHQFFLDSAKSKFLFEWIVSEDMTVGEAKKEILAEMKRRYNIEIPYERCRLREKCFVLPSKVLLDHQKFKDFQYYSQFEMIVQELPDKDPVTNNNQVIVFVRRWYPIKFHIGPPQEIVLDETTLKEMMKKLSLISDIPEEYINIIRGKGSVHMPIVRIENEEDWIGLTTLVEFNVEDGAVFLYRDSRETSHPLTQEEYDEIAIREVSPSLPLSSASRCNARKEKALRIYLDGE, from the exons ATGGTTTGTAGAGCTGGTCAAATATGTTTCATTCAGTGCAATCTACCCGGagttaaaaataaaatctttaCTACTGACAGACTTCTGCTTCATGAATCTACCCGTGGTGAGGATCTTTATGTTTATATTGGAGAGCAGTGTCAAATACAACCAGACAGTTTTAAGTTGTATTTAGTATCAGGTGGAAAATTG ATCGATTTATCAGACAAGAAAGATAAAACAATGTCAGAAATTGGTGTGGATTTTTCTTTTGATCGAGAATCATCAACTGAGCATAAGCACACACTTGTAGTTATGGATCCAGCAGATATTTTGATGCAGAAGCAATTTCGTCAACAGACTGCATATAATGCATACAATCCTCCACCACCATCTCCTAATCATTCGTCAGTGTGGGGTGAAGATAATAATGTTGATTTTAAAAGTCTTATTAAGTCTGAAACAa GCTATGTCGGTTTAGTCAATCAAGCAATGACATGTTACTTAAATAGTCTATTACAAGCGTTATATATGACTCCTGAGTTTCGGAATGCATTGTATAATTGGGAATATGTAGAAGGATCAGAAAAAGATGAAGCTAATAGTATTCCATATCAACTacagaaattatttttaaatttacag ACATCAACGAAATCAGCAGTGGAAACTACAGCACTAACAAAAAGTTTTGGTTGGGATTCTACAGAAGCTTGGCAACAACATGATATTCAAGAACTATGTAGAGTTATGTTTGATGCTTTAgaacaaaaatttaaaaatacggAACAAGCTGATTTAATAAACAGACTTTATGAAG GAAAGATGATTGATTATGTTAAATGTCTTGAGTGTGGTACTGAGAAATTTAGAGAAGACACTTTTCTTGATATACCATTACCAGTAAGACCTTTTGGTAGTAATGTGGCATACACAAGTGTG gAAGAAGCTTTAAGAGCATTTGTTCAGCATGAAATTTTGGAAGGAAGCAATCAGTATCATTgcgaaaaatgtaataaaaaatgtGATGCTCATAAAGgattaaaatttacaaaatttcccTACCTTCTGACACTTCATCTTAAACGATTTGATTTTGATTTCAAAACCTTTCATAGAATAAAACTTAATGATAA GGTTACTTTTCCAGatacattaaatttaaattcttttattgCTTCTATGCCAAATCAAGAATCTCCGAGTACTGATGAAAATATTAGTTTAGCGAAATGCGACGATAACTCTATAACAGATAGCGGCACATTAGACGATGATTGTCCTCCCTGTGAAAACAGTCTTCCTAATAGTAATCATTCAACAAATCATGACCAAGATGATGATGAAG ATATGAGTAATGGACCTTCAACGTCGAATTGTGCTGTGCATAATCatgaaaacgaaaaaaatcGTAGCAGTAATGCAGCAAAAGGACCTTACAATTATGAATTGTTCTCAATTATGATTCATAGCGGTAGTGCTAGTGGTGGTCATTATTATGCTTATATAAAAGATTTTAGAACAAACGAATGGTTTTGTTTCAATGATCAAAGCGTAACACAG ATAACTCATGACGACATTCAGAAAACGTATGGTGGTGGTTCAACCAGGTCATATTTTACTGGAGCTTATAGTAGTACTAATGCATACATGCTCATGTATAGACAAATTGATTCTGCTCGCAATGCTTTGCCCATACAAGTGCAAGATTTTCCAAAACATATACAGGAATTGTTGAAaaagatgaaagaaaatgaagataacGACAGGGAGAGTCGTGAAAAAGATCTTGCAACACCTAAGGTGAAAGTATATTGTCAACATCCTACAGAAGATAAGAAACTAAATTTTAGACTTTCCTTTTCGCCTAATGTTACATGGGCTCAAACGACAATGATTGTTTATAAGAATTTTTGCTTGGAAGGAATGGTGAGCTTAAATCAATGTCGTTTAGTTGTTTACGATCACAATAATGAGTTAATCGTGGCTAGTTACGAAGGTAGAGAACATGAAACGTTTGCAAGTATTTGGGGTAATCGAGTGAATCGGTATAGTTTATTATTAGAAATACGTGATAAAGATCAAAAATTCGAGCCACACCTACGAGGTG GTATTGTAACTAAAGTGTACGTCGTCGACGTATCTAGAAAGAAGCTTATTGAAGGACCATTAAATGTACGAGGTTTATTTACACAAACAGTGAGAGAATATAAGCAGGTGGTaggaaaatttattaatatggATCCGGGCGACATGAAAATAGTTTTACGAAAACACGGAACAGATGCAATACTCGTACAGAATGACGACGCTATATTAGCAGTTGCagacttttgtaatttaattaaagTCTTTGTATGTACGAATGCCGATGCCGAGTGTAATAAATCTTACTTTGAAACAACAATATGTGGTATTGCTGAACAGTTAGAAAACATTATAACACTACGTATCAAGTTACCTCCTAATTCAAGCAAAG AAATATTGgaagaattaaatattccaatGTTAGATGAAGTGAATAAAGACAAAGAAAAACCTGTGACTGATAGTCCATCCAAAGTAAACATTATTGAACCGCATCGAGATGCTAGTACAAAATGCAACGAAACTTCAAAAAGTGGAAAGCTTGTTGAAGATACTTCAGTAAGAAATGCAAGCCCACAATTGGTAGAGGGTGAGGAATGGCATACTCCTGAACAAAGTAATAGCGAAGATAGTAGTCTCAGTGATAGTGATAAAACTTTAGTTGGAGATGCTCCAGGAGACGAAGACTTTCAATTACCTTATCTTCCATCGAGTACAAGTAATCGCGCCATTAAAATGTTAAACCAAGTTGGACTCGAAAACTGGGATAATATCATCGATGATTCAGAATATTATTTCAAAGCCACCCCATATACAAATCATAATGAGAAAT TTTTGAAAGTATTAGTGGATAAAAGAATGATATTCAATACTTTGAAGAAAAACTTAGAGCCATACGTTGGTGTACCTgcagaatattttaaaatttgtcGTTATTTTGATGAATGTGGTGAATCAGAATGTAGCTGTTTACTTAGTCAACTTGTTTCTTATGAAGATGGAGAGAAACTTTGGATAGAAATAGGACGGGCTTTACGTAATGGTGAATTTACAGTAAAATTACATCAGTTTTTCCTTGATTCGGCTAAG AGCAAATTTTTGTTCGAATGGATAGTCTCGGAAGACATGACTGTTGGGGAGGCGAAAAAAGAGATTCTTGCAGAAATGAAAAGAagatataatatagaaatacCATATGAAAGATGTCGATTAAGGGAAAAGTGTTTTGTGTTACCTTCAAAAGTACTTTTAGATCATCAAAAGTTTAAAGATTTCCAATATTATTCTCAATTTGAAATGATCGTACAAGAGTTACCTGATAAAGATCCAGTTACCAATAACAATCAAGTCATTGTTTTTGTCCGACGTTGGTATCCTATCAAATTTCACATTGGTCCACCACAAGAAATCGTATTGGATGAAACGACCTTGAAAGAAATGATGAAAAAA TTATCTTTAATATCGGATATACCtgaagaatatataaatataataagagGGAAAGGTTCAGTACATATGCCTATTGTACGAATTGAGAATGAGGAAGACTGGATTGGATTAACAACTCTTGTTGAATTTAATGTTGAAGATGGTGCTGTGTTCTTATATAG AGATAGCAGGGAAACTTCACATCCATTAACCCAAGAAGAGTACGATGAAATCGCAATTCGAGAAGTATCACCTTCTTTACCACTTTCTTCCGCGTCACGTTGTAATGCGCGTAAAGAGAAAGCGCTTAGAATATATTTGGATGGTGAATGA